In the genome of Shewanella denitrificans OS217, the window ATGGAAAATGGCTACTAGGGCTTCAGCGTCAAGAAGCGGCGCTCCAAGGGCAACCTGCCTAAAACAGTGCGATTTCTGCTGGTGTCAGGTGACGAAACTCACCTGGCGCCAGTGTTTCATCGAGTACTAATTCCCCTATGGCTTCCCTGTGAAGGCCAATAACCGGATTTCGAAAGCGGCCAAACATACGTTTTATCTGATGATACTTGCCTTCTTTTAGGCTCACTCTCGCCTGATACTCTGACAGTATTTCAAACCCCGCCGCCTGGGTCGTAATGCCCTCAAAGGCGAAATACATGCCGCCTGCAAACGCACTGATATAGGTTTCATCGATGGGATTGGCTAAGGTCACTAGGTACTTTTTGCTCACCTTGTTATCTGGTGACATCAAGGCTTCTGACCAACGGGCATCATTGGTGATAAGCAATAATCCGCTTGAGTTCAAATCGAGACGGCCTGCAATGTGCAGCATCTCAAGCTTTATCCCATGGAGTAATTCCAAAGCCGTTTTATGAATATCATCCTTGGTAGCACTCACCACGCCAACAGGCTTATTGAGCATCAAATAACAGGGCTGATTATTTTGCAGCGCCGCGCCATCCACACACACTTGGCTAAACTCATCAAGCTGAAGATCCATGTCTTTAATTATCATGTTATCTACACTGACCCGACCCGCCAGTAGCATAAAGCGCACCGATTTACGGGGGACTTGCAATTTACCGGCAAGAAATTGATCGAGCCTAGCTCGCTTAGACGCCATAAGAGTTACATAGTATTGAATTAAAATAATACGCCATTATGTGCAATTTGAGTTCACAGAGTAAATGCCTTATTCTAAAACACTTATCTTTTTCATAGATAAGCAAAAAAAGGATCCCCATGTTAGCCCATAGCGCAGCAAGTGAGCTCAATCCCCACATGAGCATTGCTCAATTCAAGCAAGCCATTGCCCAAATGGATGCCTATTTAGAGCAAAATGTCAGCCATTTCGATATCAATGACAGCCTCAAATACCGTGCTCAGTTCTTCGATACACTGCTCTGCTCCCTATGGAACAACTTATCCCTGTGCAGTGAAAGCATCTCCTTAAATGCCGTCGGCGGTTATGGCCGTCAAACCTTACATCCCTATTCCGATATCGACATTTGTCTGGTGCATGACAAACCATTAACCCAAGTTGAATCTGAAAAGATAAGCGGTTTTTTAACTCAATTGTGGGATCTGGGTATTGAGCTAGGCCACGGGGTTCGAAGCCTTGAGGATACCTTTCTTGCCTGTAAGGAAGACGTCACCACGGCCA includes:
- a CDS encoding 16S rRNA pseudouridine(516) synthase; this translates as MASKRARLDQFLAGKLQVPRKSVRFMLLAGRVSVDNMIIKDMDLQLDEFSQVCVDGAALQNNQPCYLMLNKPVGVVSATKDDIHKTALELLHGIKLEMLHIAGRLDLNSSGLLLITNDARWSEALMSPDNKVSKKYLVTLANPIDETYISAFAGGMYFAFEGITTQAAGFEILSEYQARVSLKEGKYHQIKRMFGRFRNPVIGLHREAIGELVLDETLAPGEFRHLTPAEIALF